Proteins found in one Takifugu flavidus isolate HTHZ2018 chromosome 7, ASM371156v2, whole genome shotgun sequence genomic segment:
- the LOC130529152 gene encoding hydroxylysine kinase-like isoform X2 — protein MSEKRSNPNFSKSQAAEITKRLFGLTPSEMDPLPSYYDQNFYVTTAGGAKYVLKIFNFKDSENPTLIGVQVQCMSFLYQNGLPVPTAVPTTSGQLMSLEEADFGCGYQKYLVILLTFLPGTTISKVPSTPQLLYEVGRTAARMDKTLQNFQHPHYDELQRDQFIWSLSNIPLLEGYLHVLDGDPLKEVVEALINQYKTSVIPKRSSFCSSLIHADLNDLNILVQPDENGDHLISGIVDFSDMQFGYYIYELAITIMYMMMEHPNPIEVGGPVLAGWESVLPLNEAEKDCLYTLVISRFCQSCVLARYLVLLHPENAEYVISTSEKGIPLLHQLWERGKEEVEKVWFEGASQYNHEKKEFKVLTSI, from the exons ATGTCTGAAAAGCGCAGCAATCCCAACTTCAGCAAGTCTCAGGCCGCTGAAATCACCAAGAGGCTCTTTGGTTTAACACCGAGTGAAATGGACCCGCTGCCGAGCTACTATGACCAGAACTTCTATGTGACAACTGCAGGGGGTGCAAAATACGTCCTGAAGATATTCAACTTTAAGGACAGTGAAAACCCCACACTTATCGGGGTTCAGGTGCAGTGCATGTCATTTCTGTACCAGAATGGTCTGCCTGTTCCAACAGCCGTACCCACCACCTCAGGGCAGCTCATGAGCCTGGAAGAAGCAG ACTTTGGCTGTGGCTACCAGAAATACCTGGTGATTCTGTTGACTTTTTTGCCTGGAACAACTATCTCTAAGGTTCCTTCAACACCACAGTTGTTGTATGAAGTTGGCAGGACTGCAGCAAGAATGGATAAAACCCTACAAAAT TTTCAGCACCCTCATTATGATGAGCTGCAGAGGGACCAATTCATCTGGAGTCTGTCGAACATTCCGCTCCTTGAAGGATACCTGCACGTTCTAGATGGAGATCCTCTGAAAGAAGTTGTGGAGGCTCTAATTAATCAGTACAAGACCTCTGTCATCCCCAAGCGCAGCAGCTTCTGTAGCA GCTTGATCCACGCTGATCTTAATGACCTGAATATTCTTGTCCAACCGGATGAAAATGGAGATCATCTGATCAGTGGTATCGTGGACTTTAGCGATATGCAATTCGGGTATTACATCTATGAGCTAGCCATCACCATCATGTACATGATGATGGAGCATCCTAATCCCATAGAGGTGGGTGGACCCGTGCTGGCCGGATGGGAAAGTGTTCTTCCTCTCAACGAAGCTGAGAAAGACTGTCTCTATACGTTGGTGATTTCTCGCTTCTGCCAGTCGTGCGTTTTAGCACGATACCTGGTGCTGCTCCACCCTGAGAATGCAGAGTATGTGATATCAACCAGTGAGAAGGGCATTCCCCTTCTCCATCAGCTCTGGGagcgagggaaggaggaggtggagaaggtctGGTTTGAGGGGGCTTCTCAATACAATCatgaaaaaaaggaatttaaagTTCTAACCTCCATTTGA
- the LOC130529154 gene encoding hydroxylysine kinase-like: MSTKRINPNFSKSQAAEITKRLFDLTPSEMDPLPSYWDQNFYLATVDGGKYVLKIFNFKDSENPTLIGVQVQCMSFLYQNGLPVPAAVPTTSGQLMSLEEADFGCGYQKYLVILLTFLPGTTISKVPSTPQLLYEVGRTAARMDKTLQNFQHPHYDELQRDQFIWSLSNIPLLEGYLHVLDGDPLKEVVEALINQYKTSVIPKRSSFRSSLIHGDFNDLNLLVQPKENGAHRLSGIVDFSDMHIGYYIYELAITIMYMMMEHPNPIEVGGPVLAGWESVLPLNEAEKDCLYTLVISRFCQSFVLARYSVLLHPENAEYLMITSKKGISLLHQLWARGKEEVEKVWFEGAAQYSDEK; the protein is encoded by the exons ATGTCTACGAAACGCATCAATCCCAACTTCAGCAAGTCTCAGGCTGCTGAAATCACCAAGAGGCTCTTTGATTTAACACCGAGTGAAATGGACCCGCTGCCGAGCTACTGGGACCAGAACTTCTATTTGGCGACTGTAGACGGTGGAAAATACGTCCTGAAGATATTCAACTTTAAGGACAGTGAAAACCCCACACTTATCGGGGTTCAGGTGCAGTGCATGTCATTTCTGTACCAGAATGGTCTGCCTGTTCCAGCAGCCGTACCCACCACCTCAGGGCAGCTCATGAGCCTGGAAGAAGCAG ACTTTGGCTGTGGCTACCAGAAATACCTGGTGATTCTGTTGACTTTTTTGCCTGGAACAACTATCTCTAAGGTTCCTTCAACACCACAGTTGTTGTATGAAGTTGGCAGGACTGCAGCAAGAATGGATAAAACCCTACAAAAT TTTCAGCACCCTCATTATGATGAGCTGCAGAGGGACCAATTCATCTGGAGTCTGTCGAACATTCCGCTCCTTGAAGGATACCTGCACGTTCTAGATGGAGATCCTCTGAAAGAAGTTGTGGAGGCTCTAATTAATCAGTACAAGACCTCTGTCATCCCCAAGCGCAGCAGCTTCCGTAGCA GCTTGATCCACGGAGACTTCAATGACCTTAACCTTCTAGTGCAGCCTAAAGAAAACGGAGCTCACCGGCTCAGTGGCATCGTGGACTTTAGCGATATGCACATTGGTTATTACATCTATGAGTTAGCCATCACCATCATGTACATGATGATGGAGCATCCTAATCCCATAGAGGTGGGTGGACCCGTGCTGGCCGGATGGGAAAGTGTTCTTCCTCTCAACGAAGCTGAGAAAGACTGTCTCTATACGTTGGTGATTTCTCGCTTCTGCCAGTCGTTCGTTTTAGCACGATACTCGGTGCTGCTCCACCCTGAGAATGCAGAATATCTGATGATAACAAGTAAGAAGGGCATTTCCCTTCTCCATCAGCTCTGGGcgcgagggaaggaggaggtggagaaggtctGGTTTGAGGGGGCTGCTCAGTACAGTGATGAAAAATGA
- the LOC130529152 gene encoding hydroxylysine kinase-like isoform X1 has product MQLLLTFIVESLFPLVLNLYFINFCAEIMSEKRSNPNFSKSQAAEITKRLFGLTPSEMDPLPSYYDQNFYVTTAGGAKYVLKIFNFKDSENPTLIGVQVQCMSFLYQNGLPVPTAVPTTSGQLMSLEEADFGCGYQKYLVILLTFLPGTTISKVPSTPQLLYEVGRTAARMDKTLQNFQHPHYDELQRDQFIWSLSNIPLLEGYLHVLDGDPLKEVVEALINQYKTSVIPKRSSFCSSLIHADLNDLNILVQPDENGDHLISGIVDFSDMQFGYYIYELAITIMYMMMEHPNPIEVGGPVLAGWESVLPLNEAEKDCLYTLVISRFCQSCVLARYLVLLHPENAEYVISTSEKGIPLLHQLWERGKEEVEKVWFEGASQYNHEKKEFKVLTSI; this is encoded by the exons ATGCAATTGCTGTTAACGTTCATTGTTGAATCCCTTTTTCCATTGgttttaaatttatattttataaatttCTGTGCAGAAATCATGTCTGAAAAGCGCAGCAATCCCAACTTCAGCAAGTCTCAGGCCGCTGAAATCACCAAGAGGCTCTTTGGTTTAACACCGAGTGAAATGGACCCGCTGCCGAGCTACTATGACCAGAACTTCTATGTGACAACTGCAGGGGGTGCAAAATACGTCCTGAAGATATTCAACTTTAAGGACAGTGAAAACCCCACACTTATCGGGGTTCAGGTGCAGTGCATGTCATTTCTGTACCAGAATGGTCTGCCTGTTCCAACAGCCGTACCCACCACCTCAGGGCAGCTCATGAGCCTGGAAGAAGCAG ACTTTGGCTGTGGCTACCAGAAATACCTGGTGATTCTGTTGACTTTTTTGCCTGGAACAACTATCTCTAAGGTTCCTTCAACACCACAGTTGTTGTATGAAGTTGGCAGGACTGCAGCAAGAATGGATAAAACCCTACAAAAT TTTCAGCACCCTCATTATGATGAGCTGCAGAGGGACCAATTCATCTGGAGTCTGTCGAACATTCCGCTCCTTGAAGGATACCTGCACGTTCTAGATGGAGATCCTCTGAAAGAAGTTGTGGAGGCTCTAATTAATCAGTACAAGACCTCTGTCATCCCCAAGCGCAGCAGCTTCTGTAGCA GCTTGATCCACGCTGATCTTAATGACCTGAATATTCTTGTCCAACCGGATGAAAATGGAGATCATCTGATCAGTGGTATCGTGGACTTTAGCGATATGCAATTCGGGTATTACATCTATGAGCTAGCCATCACCATCATGTACATGATGATGGAGCATCCTAATCCCATAGAGGTGGGTGGACCCGTGCTGGCCGGATGGGAAAGTGTTCTTCCTCTCAACGAAGCTGAGAAAGACTGTCTCTATACGTTGGTGATTTCTCGCTTCTGCCAGTCGTGCGTTTTAGCACGATACCTGGTGCTGCTCCACCCTGAGAATGCAGAGTATGTGATATCAACCAGTGAGAAGGGCATTCCCCTTCTCCATCAGCTCTGGGagcgagggaaggaggaggtggagaaggtctGGTTTGAGGGGGCTTCTCAATACAATCatgaaaaaaaggaatttaaagTTCTAACCTCCATTTGA
- the LOC130529134 gene encoding flavin-containing monooxygenase 5-like, giving the protein MTRRVAVVGGGSSGLACIKCCLDEGLEPVCYESSDDLGGLWRFKENPESDRASIYHSVIINTSKEMMCFSDFPIPAHFPNYMHNSLIMDYFRMYADNFRLTKHIRFNTRVLQVKQRSDFSHSGQWDVETENKDGKKERHVFDAVMICIGHHCNPNMPLQDFPGIDTFTGKYFHSRDYKTPEEWRNKKAVVIGIGNSGGDIAVELSRVTKQVYLSTRRGAWILNRVSVQGFPLDMLKNRIMSFLSMILPFGTICSVAEKQLNQRFDHSLYNLKPKHRLFSQHPTVNDDLPNRILSGTIQVKPNIRRFQGSSVEFDDGSVVEDVDLVVFATGYTFSFPFLSSHVISVSENKTSLYKYVFPPELQRPTLAIIGLVQPLGAIMPISEIQARWATRVFKGCTKLPSVDSMMKDIECKKQKMAQRYVTSSRHTIQVDYISYMDEIAEQVGVRPNILKLLLTDPRLGWNVVFGPCTPYQYRLRGPGKWAGARQAILTQWERVVHPMQTRPCNDPKPRRSLMWPIILSAAAVGLAAYVNRSSLPEFLQDPTILLDKIKASLPAQ; this is encoded by the exons ATGACTCGTCGTGTGGCCgtggtggggggaggaagcTCAGGACTGGCCTGTATCAAATGCTGcctggatgaggggctggagCCCGTGTGCTATGAAAGCAGCGATGACTTGGGTGGGCTGTGGAGGTTTAAG GAGAACCCAGAGTCAGACAGAGCCAGCATCTATCACTCTGTCATCATCAACACCTCCAAGGAGATGATGTGTTTCAGTGACTTTCCCATTCCAGCACACTTTCCCAACTACATGCACAACTCCCTCATCATGGACTACTTTCGAATGTACGCTGACAACTTCCGTCTCACCAAGCACATACGCTTCAAT ACCAGAgtcctgcaggtgaagcagaGGTCAGATTTCTCTCATTCAGGCCAGTGGGATGTTGAGACTGAAAATAAGGATGGCAAAAAGGAGAGACACGTTTTTGATGCAGTGATGATCTGTATTGGACATCACTGCAATCCCAACATGCCACTACAAGACTTCCCAG GCATTGACACCTTCACAGGGAAATACTTCCACAGCCGTGACTACAAGACTCCCGAGGAGTGGAGGAATAAAAAGGCTGTGGTGATCGGAATAGGAAACTCTGGAGGAGACATAGCAGTGGAGCTAAGCCGAGTCACCAAGCAG GTATATTTAAGTACTCGAAGGGGAGCGTGGATTTTGAATAGGGTTTCAGTTCAAGGCTTCCCTCTTGACATGCTCAAAAACAGGATTATGTCTTTTTTAAGTATGATTCTTCCCTTTGGAACGATCTGCAGTGTGGCAGAGAAACAGCTTAACCAAAGATTTGATCACAGTCTGTACAACTTGAAACCAAAACACAG GTTGTTCAGCCAACATCCCACAGTGAACGATGACCTTCCCAACCGCATCCTGTCGGGAACGATTCAGGTGAAACCCAACATTCGCAGGTTTCAGGGATCCAGCGTGGAGTTTGATGATGGAAGTGTAGTGGAGGATGTTGACCTGGTG GTCTTTGCCACAGGatacacattttcttttccatttttgtcctCACATGTGATCTCGGTGTCTGAGAACAAAACGTCTCTGTACAAGTACGTGTTTCCACCTGAGTTGCAGCGCCCCACTCTGGCTATCATTGGGCTGGTGCAGCCCCTGGGGGCCATTATGCCCATCTCTGAGATACAGGCCCGATGGGCCACACGAGTCTTCAAAG gCTGCACCAAGCTTCCCTCAGTGGATTCCATGATGAAGGATATCGAATGCAAGAAGCAGAAAATGGCCCAGAG GTATGTCACCAGTTCCAGACACACCATTCAAGTCGACTATATCAGCTACATGGATGAGATAGCAGAGCAGGTGGGTGTTAGACCCAACATCCTGAAGCTCCTCCTGACTGATCCCAGACTGGGATGGAATGTGGTGTTTGGTCCCTGCACACCGTACCAGTATCGACTGAGGGGGCCAGGAAAGTGGGCCGGAGCCCGACAGGCCATCCTCACccagtgggagagagtggttcATCCCATGCAGACCAGACCCTGCAATGATCCCAAACCCAGGAGATCATTAATGTGGCCCATAattctgtcagctgctgctgtaggttTGGCCGCATATGTCAACAGAAGCAGCCTACCAGAATTCCTTCAGGATCCCACTATTCTTCTTGACAAGATAAAAGCATCTCTGCCTGCACAGTAA
- the LOC130529133 gene encoding flavin-containing monooxygenase 5-like, translated as MTRRVAVVGGGSSGLACIKCCLDEGLEPVCYESSDDLGGLWRFKENPESDRASIYHSVIINTSKEMMCFSDFPIPAHFPNYMHNSLIMDYFRMYADNFRLTKHIRFNTRVLQVKQRSDFSHSGQWDVETENKDGKKERHIFDAVMICIGHHCNPNMPLQDFPGIDTFTGKYFHSRDYKTPEEWRNKKAVVIGIGNSGGDIAVELSRVTKQLYLSTRRGAWILNRVADNGLPFDLLFNRVVNFIIKFLPYSVVCGLGENQLNQRFDHSLYNLKPKHRLFSQHPTMNDDLPNRILSGTIQVKPNIRRFQGSSVEFDDGSVVEDVDLVVFATGYTFSFPFLSSHVISVSENKTSLYKYVFPAELQRPTLAIIGLVQPLGAIMPISEMQARWATRVFKGCTKLPSVDSMMKDIECKKQKMAQRYVTSSRHTIQVDYISYMDEIAEQVGVRPNILRLILTDPRLGWNVAFGPCTPYQYRLRGPGKWAGARQAILTQWERVVHPMQTRPCNDPKPRRSLMWPIILSAAAVGLAAYVNRSSLPEFLQDPTILLDKIKASLPAQ; from the exons ATGACTCGTCGTGTGGCCgtggtggggggaggaagcTCAGGACTGGCCTGTATCAAATGCTGcctggatgaggggctggagCCCGTGTGCTATGAAAGCAGCGATGACTTGGGTGGGCTGTGGAGGTTTAAG GAGAACCCAGAGTCAGACAGAGCCAGCATCTATCACTCTGTCATCATCAACACCTCCAAGGAGATGATGTGTTTCAGTGACTTTCCCATTCCAGCACACTTTCCCAACTACATGCACAACTCCCTCATCATGGACTACTTTCGAATGTACGCTGACAACTTCCGTCTCACCAAGCACATACGCTTCAAT ACCAGAgtcctgcaggtgaagcagaGGTCAGATTTCTCTCATTCAGGCCAGTGGGATGTTGAGACTGAAAATAAGGATGGCAAAAAGGAGAGACACATTTTTGATGCAGTGATGATCTGTATTGGACATCACTGCAATCCCAACATGCCACTACAAGACTTCCCAG GCATTGACACCTTCACAGGGAAATACTTCCACAGCCGTGACTACAAGACTCCCGAGGAGTGGAGGAATAAAAAGGCTGTGGTGATCGGGATAGGAAACTCTGGAGGAGACATAGCAGTGGAGCTAAGCCGAGTCACCAAGCAG CTTTACCTGAGCACTCGTAGGGGAGCCTGGATTCTGAACCGAGTTGCAGACAATGGGTTGCCCTTTGACTTGCTTTTTAATCGGGTGGTGAATTTTATCATAAAATTCCTTCCCTATAGTGTTGTCTGTGGTCTGGGAGAGAATCAACTCAACCAAAGATTTGACCACAGCCTTTACAATCTCAAGCCAAAACATAG GTTGTTCAGCCAACATCCCACAATGAACGATGACCTTCCCAACCGCATCCTGTCGGGAACGATTCAGGTGAAACCCAACATTCGCAGGTTTCAGGGATCCAGCGTGGAGTTTGATGATGGAAGTGTAGTGGAGGATGTTGACCTGGTG GTCTTTGCCACAGGatacacattttcttttccatttttgtcctCACATGTGATCTCGGTGTCTGAGAACAAAACGTCTCTGTACAAGTACGTGTTTCCAGCTGAGTTGCAGCGCCCCACTCTGGCTATCATTGGGCTGGTGCAGCCCCTGGGGGCCATTATGCCCATCTCTGAGATGCAGGCCCGATGGGCCACACGAGTCTTCAAAG GCTGCACCAAGCTTCCCTCAGTGGATTCCATGATGAAGGATATCGAATGCAAGAAGCAGAAAATGGCCCAGAG GTATGTCACCAGTTCCAGACACACCATTCAAGTCGACTATATCAGCTACATGGATGAGATAGCAGAGCAGGTGGGTGTTAGACCCAACATCCTGAGGCTCATTCTGACTGATCCCAGACTGGGATGGAATGTGGCGTTTGGTCCCTGCACACCGTACCAGTATCGACTGAGGGGGCCAGGAAAGTGGGCCGGAGCCCGACAGGCCATCCTCACccagtgggagagagtggttcATCCCATGCAGACCAGACCCTGCAATGATCCCAAACCCAGGAGATCATTAATGTGGCCCATAattctgtcagctgctgctgtaggttTGGCCGCATATGTCAACAGAAGCAGCCTTCCAGAATTCCTTCAGGATCCCACTATTCTGCTGGACAAGATAAAAGCATCTCTGCCTGCACAGTAA